The DNA segment CTGACACAGCATTCCCAACCGGAGATCCCGGGCAGTGGTGATGCAGCGCCGCCGGAAAAACCCCGCCTGCGCCTTGATGCCGCCATCGTGATTTCGGTCGGTATTGCGGTGCTGCTGAGCGGCCCGATAGAGCACCACCTGATCCCGCTGTTATCGCAGGCCGCCGAGTCGCTGTTCGATGCCCGGTTGTATATAGACAGCGTGCTGCCCGGGGGGCTGTAATGCCCCGACTCCTGCCGTTCCATACCGCGCTGCCGTCCGGAATCCAGTTCAGCATCCTGCTGCTGTTTATCCTGCTGGGAGCCATCAACCTGCTGAACCTCCAGCTCAACGGCAAACAGCGCCTGCTGCTGCCGGCTGCGCTGCATATCAGCGGCGGGATTCTGGCCGTCTGCGCTGCAGACCTGATAACCCTGCTGCTGGCCTGGGAGGTCATGACGGTGTCGGCTTTTGTGCTGATTCGCCACGGCGGCAGCAACAGCGCCCGCCAGGCGGCCCTGCGCTACATTACTGCCCAGATTGCCTGTGCCGGGCTGTTCTTTATCGCAACCGTACTGCAGTTCCAGGCAACCGGCAGCCTGGCGATCACCGTACTGACGCCCGCCGCCCAGCCCTTTATCGCCGGTGCCATCATCATCAAAACCGCGGTAATGCCGCTGCACTTCTGGCTGATCGAGTCCTATCCGGCAGCAGACCCGGCAGTAACCCCTTTGCTGTCCGGCTTTGCTACCAAGGTCGGGGTGCTGGGTGCTGCCCAGATGGTGCGGATCGCGCCATTCAGCCAGCCGCTGCTGGCATATGTGGGCGGCAGCGTTGCGGTGGTGGCGGTTCTGTTTGCCCTGCGCCAGCAGCAGGCCCGCCGCCTGCTGAGCTACCATATTATCAGTCAGGTCGGATACATGACGGCCGGCATCGGCCTGGCGGCAGCATCCGGCGGACCGCACCTGGAGCTCGCCCTGACCGCCGGGCTGTTCCACCTCATCACCCACACCATGTACAAGTCACTGCTGTTTCTGACAGCCGCCGCAGCCCGGCGCAGCTGGGGACACGAGAATCTGCTGCAGATGGGAGGGCTGGCCCGCCACCGGCCGGTTCTGCTGGCCTGCGGAATTCTCGGCGCAGCGGCGATTGCCGGGGTGCCGTTTACCAGCGGCTATGCCAGCAAGGAGCTCCTCAAGACCGCCGCATCCGGTACGCGCCCGGTCTATCACCTGCTGAGTATCGCCAGCATCGGAACCGCGTTGTCGTTTCTCAAATATTGCTATCTGATGTTTTTCGCGCCGCCTGCCCCGGAAGCCCCGGTGCCGCCGCAGCTGATCAAGGAGATGGCTCGCCGCCGACAGGAGCGGCTGCGGCTGATCCCCGCCCTGCTGCTGGCCGGGCTCACCCTGATTGTCGGGCTGTTCCCCTCGGTCGTGCCGGGGGTGCCGCGGCTGGCATACTTTTCCCCGACAGCAATTACCTCTGCTACCGGCCAGTTGCTGCTCGCCCTGCTGATCTGGCTGCTGCTGAAACCGGGACTGACCGGTCGGCACAGCTTCCTGACCCGGCGTCTGGCCAAGACGGCCCGTCGCGGACAGCAGCTTTCGGGTCTGATTGCGGCCGGCTCGCGGCTGCTGACAAAAAAAAAGGCCCCTACAGATGGGGCTGCAGAAAACGTGGCGGCACGACCAGCCCGGCTGGACACCCCACGCACTATCTGGTTGTCGCAGCACAGCTGGCCGCTGCGCCATGTGGCACGGGTTATCCACGCCCAGGGACCGCAGACCCAGATGGCAGTCATGCTGGCAGCCGCGATCGCGCTTGCGATCTGGCTGCAGACCTGACCTGGCACTCTCTGTCTCAGGGTGGGTCTCAGGCTGGCTTGCCGCCCAGTGCCTGCAGCAGCTCTGCCGGTGTTGCCGCCTTGAGAACCCGATCCCGCACCTTGCGACTCTTGAGTATCCTGCCGATCTCGCTTAAAAAACGGATATGCGGCCCCACCCGATCGGGCGGAGAAAGGGTCATAATAAAGATCCGCGACGGCTTGCCGTCCACCGCCGAGCAGTCGATCGGCTTGGTGGTCACCGCTACGCAGGCCAGCAGTTCATCCACCGCCTCGGTCTTGGCATGCGGGATCGCAATCCCGTGCTGCATCCCGGTTGCGGTACGCTGCTCGTTGGCGATCAGGGCCTCGCGAGCCGCAGCTACATCCCCTACCTTCCCGGTGGCAGCCAGCATCTGCAGCATCTGATCCACCACATCATCCTTGTTTTCCGCTGTCATCCCGGGTCGGACCAGCGACTCATCCAGTTCAGTAAATATCACACTTCAAGTATCATCCCAGTATCTGTTTTGGTCAAGCAGTCCCGCCCCCTCGTCTCCCGGGGCATCGATCAATCGGGTATGATAGCGGGTCGGCGCTATCCGGTAATACTCCCGGCGATACTCGGTAGGCGACAACGTGGTGTATTCCTTGAAACGCCGCGACAGATGGAACGGGCTGGAAAAACCCAACTCGTACGCAATCTCCTTCAGGGTCAGATTGGTATCAACCAGCATGGAGGATGCCGCCTCGATCTTGAGCTGGGTAAAGTAGCGCATGGGGGTCGTGTGGGCATAGCGATTGAATACCCGTATCAGGTACTCGCGCGACACTCCCAGTGCCTGCTGAAGGTCCTGCAGAGTAACATGGCGACGCAGATTTTCCTGGAAGTATGCAATAGCCTGCTCCACCAGGATGTTAAAGCCGGCATCTTCGGGGTGCCCGTGGGGTGCATCTGCGGCCAACTCGTACACCAGCGACAGCAGCCGATACGTTCCCGCCTGTTGCATATACCGATCATCGGTCAGAAATGCATTTTTCAGGTCTGCAAACACGAACCGGTGAGCCCCCTGTAGTCGACGGGGAAACCGCCGACGGAATTCTCCATCTACCAGCACCTCATGTACCGGATGCTCCAGCGGCACCGAAAACAGGGTGGCATAATACCCCAATGGACGATCCAGGCGGCGGGGCCGAATCTGATGCACCTGCCCCGGCTGCGAGAGATACAGCTGGCCGGGGGAAATACTTCGTACCGTACCACCGTTGGCAAACGACCCGTCACCATGCAGAAAGTAATGAAACTCGAACTGTTGTGAGCCATGCGCATGAGTGCGTGAATGCCAATGCACCAGCGATGGTTTGTTCATGGTGTGCACATACACCACATCCAGGATTGCAA comes from the Spirochaeta africana DSM 8902 genome and includes:
- a CDS encoding proton-conducting transporter membrane subunit, which codes for MPRLLPFHTALPSGIQFSILLLFILLGAINLLNLQLNGKQRLLLPAALHISGGILAVCAADLITLLLAWEVMTVSAFVLIRHGGSNSARQAALRYITAQIACAGLFFIATVLQFQATGSLAITVLTPAAQPFIAGAIIIKTAVMPLHFWLIESYPAADPAVTPLLSGFATKVGVLGAAQMVRIAPFSQPLLAYVGGSVAVVAVLFALRQQQARRLLSYHIISQVGYMTAGIGLAAASGGPHLELALTAGLFHLITHTMYKSLLFLTAAAARRSWGHENLLQMGGLARHRPVLLACGILGAAAIAGVPFTSGYASKELLKTAASGTRPVYHLLSIASIGTALSFLKYCYLMFFAPPAPEAPVPPQLIKEMARRRQERLRLIPALLLAGLTLIVGLFPSVVPGVPRLAYFSPTAITSATGQLLLALLIWLLLKPGLTGRHSFLTRRLAKTARRGQQLSGLIAAGSRLLTKKKAPTDGAAENVAARPARLDTPRTIWLSQHSWPLRHVARVIHAQGPQTQMAVMLAAAIALAIWLQT
- a CDS encoding PTS sugar transporter subunit IIA, which produces MIFTELDESLVRPGMTAENKDDVVDQMLQMLAATGKVGDVAAAREALIANEQRTATGMQHGIAIPHAKTEAVDELLACVAVTTKPIDCSAVDGKPSRIFIMTLSPPDRVGPHIRFLSEIGRILKSRKVRDRVLKAATPAELLQALGGKPA
- a CDS encoding helix-turn-helix transcriptional regulator, with protein sequence MTSLAILDVVYVHTMNKPSLVHWHSRTHAHGSQQFEFHYFLHGDGSFANGGTVRSISPGQLYLSQPGQVHQIRPRRLDRPLGYYATLFSVPLEHPVHEVLVDGEFRRRFPRRLQGAHRFVFADLKNAFLTDDRYMQQAGTYRLLSLVYELAADAPHGHPEDAGFNILVEQAIAYFQENLRRHVTLQDLQQALGVSREYLIRVFNRYAHTTPMRYFTQLKIEAASSMLVDTNLTLKEIAYELGFSSPFHLSRRFKEYTTLSPTEYRREYYRIAPTRYHTRLIDAPGDEGAGLLDQNRYWDDT